In a genomic window of Gossypium arboreum isolate Shixiya-1 chromosome 7, ASM2569848v2, whole genome shotgun sequence:
- the LOC108455007 gene encoding AUGMIN subunit 5, which yields MQSSNVQPEVILEWLQKEMGYRPLGPYNSSSNKSNLPSIDSLRKICRGNMLPLWHFLLTRVKSEKTVQSIRKNITVHGGGGNIENAGNLGKEEGRSKGGGRRKEKVGGGGGGEGSGAAEIREAAIREREAAAKEVERLRNIVRRQRKDLKARMLEVSREEAERKRMLDEKANYRHKQVVLEAYDQQCDEAAKIFAEYHKRLHQYVNQARDAQRSSVDSSIEVVSNYSGNSEKEAVYSTVKGTKAADDVILIETTRERNVRKACESLADRMIEKVRNSFPAYEGNGIHLSPQSEVAKLGFDFDGEIPDEVRIVIVNCLKNPPQLLQAISTYTSRLKTLISREIEKVDVRADAEALRYKYENNRVMDVSSPDVSSPLNQLYGNEKIGMDVPSRGMQNQLLERQKAHVQQFLATEDALNKAAEARDLCQKLIKRLQGGSDLVPSRSLVGGATQNVGSLRQFELEVWAKEREAAGLKASLNTLMSEIQRLNKLCAERKEAEDSLRKKWKKIEEFDSRRSELESIYTALLKANMDAAAFWNQQPLAAREYASSTIIPVCNIVADISNGAKEFIVKEVSAFYRSPDNSLYMLPSSPQALLESMGANGSTGPEAVAATEKNAALLTARAGARDPSAIPSICRVSAALQYPAGLEGSDAGLASVLESLEFCLKLRGSEASVLEELAKAINLVHIRQDLVESGHALLNHAYRAQQEYARTTNYCLNLAAEQDKIITEKWLPELKTAILNAQKCLEDCKYVRGLLDEWWEQPASTVVDWVTVDRQNVGAWHSHVKQLLAFYDKEVL from the exons ATGCAGAGCTCAAATGTGCAGCCGGAAGTTATACTAGAATGGCTGCAAAAGGAAATGGGTTACCGTCCCTTAGGACCCTACAATTCTTCTTCCAACAAGTCGAATTTACCTTCCATCGATTCGCTTCGCAAGATTTGTAGAGGGAATATGTTACCTCTGTGGCATTTCTTGTTAACCCGCGTTAAATCCGAGAAAACCGTCCAAAGCATCCGAAAGAACATCACCGTGCACGGCGGAGGGGGGAATATTGAGAATGCTGGAAATTTGGGGAAAGAGGAGGGGAGGAGTAAAGGAGGGGGGAGGAGGAAAGAGAAGGTGGGTGGTGGTGGTGGAGGGGAGGGTTCAGGTGCGGCGGAGATTAGGGAAGCAGCAATAAGGGAACGGGAAGCCGCTGCCAAGGAAGTGGAGAGGTTGAGAAATATTGTGAGGAGACAAAGGAAAGATTTGAAGGCTAGGATGTTGGAGGTTTCTAGAGAGGAAGCTGAAAGGAAAAGGATGCTTGACGAAAAGGCCAATTACag GCACAAACAAGTGGTGTTGGAAGCTTATGATCAACAATGCGATGAGGCTGCCAAAATATTTGCGGAGTACCACAAACGTCTTCATCAATATGTAAACCAAGCCAGGGATGCTCAAAGGTCAAGTGTTGACTCTTCCATTGAAGTGGTTAGCAACTACAGTGGCAATAGTGAGAAGGAAGCTGTATATTCAACTGTTAAAGGAACTAAAGCTGCAGATGATGTCATTCTTATTGAAACAACTCGTGAAAGAAATGTTCGCAAGGCATGTGAATCTCTTGCAGACCGCATGATTGAAAAAGTGCGAAATTCTTTTCCAGCTTATGAAGGAAATGGGATCCATTTGAGTCCTCAATCAGAAGTTGCCAAATTAGGCTTTGATTTCGATGGGGAGATACCTGATGAAGTTAGAATTGTTATTGTAAATTGTCTCAAAAATCCTCCTCAATTACTTCAGGCAATTAGCACATACACTTCAAGGCTTAAAACTTTGATTTCTAGAGAAATAGAGAAAGTCGACGTTAGAGCTGACGCTGAAGCCTTGAG GTACAAATATGAGAACAACAGAGTTATGGATGTTTCCTCTCCGGATGTGAGCTCACCCTTAAATCAACTTTATGGTAATGAGAAGATAGGAATGGATGTACCTTCTAGAGGAATGCAAAATCAACTTCTTGAAAGACAG AAAGCTCATGTTCAACAATTTTTAGCTACTGAAGATGCTCTCAACAAAGCTGCAGAAGCGAGGGACTTGTGTCAAAAGCTTATAAAACGTCTACAAGGAGGTAGTGATTTAGTTCCTTCACGTTCTCTTGTCGGAGGTGCAACACAGAATGTTGGCAGTCTTAGACAATTTGAG TTGGAGGTTTGGGCCAAGGAGAGAGAAGCTGCTGGGTTAAAGGCCAGCTTAAATACACTAATGTCTGAAATACAACGGTTGAACAAATTGTGTGCAGAGAGGAAAGAGGCAGAAGATTCATTAAGAAAGAAGTGGAAGAAGATTGAAGAGTTTGACTCCCGTAGATCCGAACTTGAATCCATATATACTGCTCTCCTGAAGGCTAATATG GATGCAGCTGCATTCTGGAACCAACAGCCATTGGCGGCGAGGGAGTATGCTTCCAGTACCATTATTCCTGTTTGCAATATTGTTGCAGACATTTCAAACGGTGCAAAAGAGTTTATTGTCAAAGAAGTTTCTGCATTTTATAGAAGTCCTGATAATAGCCTCTACATGCTTCCATCAAGCCCACAG GCTCTTCTAGAGTCCATGGGTGCTAATGGATCTACAGGACCTGAAGCTGTGGCTGCAACGGAGAAAAATGCTGCCTTGTTGACTGCAAGGGCTGGTGCCAGGGATCCTTCGGCAATTCCATCCATATGTCGTGTTTCTGCTGCTCTTCAATACCCTGCTG GTTTGGAGGGTTCGGATGCTGGTTTGGCATCAGTGTTAGAGTCTCTGGAGTTCTGTTTGAAGCTTCGTGGTTCTGAGGCTAGTGTCCTGGAGGAATTGGCAAAGGCAATAAATTTGGTCCATATTCGACAGGATCTTGTTGAAAGTGGTCATGCACTATTGAACCATGCTTACCGTGCTCAACAAGAATATGCAAG GACAACAAATTATTGTTTGAATTTGGCAGCTGAGCAAGATAAGATTATCACCGAGAAATGGCTACCTGAACTTAAAACTGCAATTTTGAATGCTCAGAAGTGCTTGGAGGACTGCAAATATGTCAGGGGTTTG CTGGACGAGTGGTGGGAGCAACCGGCATCAACTGTTGTAGATTGGGTCACAGTTGACAGACAAAATGTTGGAGCCTGGCATTCTCACGTGAAGCAACTTCTTGCATTTTATGATAAGGAAGTTTTGTGA
- the LOC108455017 gene encoding olee1-like protein, with the protein MKMSWFSLVLLLLSLTINNLSEAGHGHKLRSAVVSGTVYCDICFQQDFSKAHHFISGASVAVECKDGESRPSFRQVAKTNEQGEFKVRLPFSVTKHVKKIKGCSVKLVRSSEPYCAVASSSTSSSLHLKSTKQGTKVFSAGFLSFKPLKLPNLCNRKPSVVADSKEYNTPHTLDFEQPNYPIFPPPLEDPATPRPSPLLPNLPPLPQLPPLPPLPGLPFPPIPGRN; encoded by the exons ATGAAAATGAGTTGGTTTTCCCTAGTACTGCTGCTGCTTAGTTTAACAATCAATAATCTCTCAGAGGCTGGCCATGGACATAAGCTACGTTCTGCTGTTGTTTCTGGAACTGTATACTGTGACATTTGTTTCCAACAAGATTTCTCAAAGGCCCATCACTTTATTTCAG GTGCATCAGTTGCAGTGGAATGTAAAGATGGGGAATCTAGGCCGAGTTTTCGACAAGTTGCGAAAACCAACGAGCAGGGAGAATTCAAAGTTCGTTTGCCATTCTCAGTTACCAAACATGTGAAGAAAATCAAGGGATGTTCAGTGAAACTTGTGAGAAGCAGTGAGCCATACTGTGCAGTGGCCTCATCTTCAACATCATCATCACTCCATCTCAAGTCAACAAAGCAAGGAACTAAGGTTTTCTCAGCTGGGTTTCTGAGTTTCAAGCCATTGAAACTGCCAAATCTATGCAACAGAAAACCAAGTGTTGTTGCAGACTCTAAGGAATACAACACCCCACACACCTTGGACTTTGAGCAACCAAACTATCCCATATTTCCACCTCCACTTGAAGACCCTGCAACACCGCGGCCAAGCCCACTGCTTCCCAATCTCCCACCATTACCTCAACTCCCCCCTCTGCCACCCCTTCCAGGGCTCCCTTTTCCTCCCATTCCTGGAAGGAATTAG